From Staphylococcus sp. IVB6214:
ATTTATACAGTGACGCTAAATCCATCGATTGACTATGTCATGTTTGTAGATGGTTTTGAAGCGGGGGCGTTAAATCGCACAACTGCAACAGCAAAGTTTGCAGGGGGTAAAGGGATTAACGTATCGCGTGTGTTACAAACATTAGATGTGCCATCAACTGCACTTGGTTTTGTAGGTGGCTTCCCAGGAAAGTTTGTAGAAGATACATTAACTTCTGCAGGCATTCAAACAGCATTTACACAAGTAGATGAAGATACACGAATTAATGTGAAGTTGAAAAGTGGTTCGGAAACAGAAATCAATGCGACAGGTCCAACGATTACAGAAGAGAACATCTCTGCATTATTAACGCAACTTCGACAAACAACGTCAGATGATATTGTCGTGATTGCAGGAAGTGTACCAAGTAGTGTACCGCAAACAATTTATGCAGAGATAGCAAAAATTGTACAACAAACAGGTGCACAATTCGTTGTAGATGCTGAGAAGTCTTTAGTAGAAGGGATTTTACCGTATGGTCCACGATTGATTAAACCTAACAAGGTTGAGTTGGAAGAAATGTTTGATACGACAATTACGTCTGATGTAGATGTGCTGAAATACGGACGTAAGTTATTAGACAAAGGGGCACAATCAGTATTGGTTTCTCTTGGTGGAGATGGTGCAATCTACATTGATGCATCTCAAGCATATAAAGTTTCTGCGCCAAAGGGCAAAGTCATCAACACGGTTGGTGCAGGTGATAGCACAGTTGCTGGAATGGTTGCTGGGTTTACACAGGAATTGCCTCAACAAGAAACATTAGCATTAGCAATTGCATCAGGTTCAGCGACAGCATTTAATGATGACTTAGCGGAACGCTCTATGATTGATACATTATTAGAAAATATTAGCATGACGCAGTTACATGAGGAGGGGTAATATGAGAATTACAGAGTTATTGACAAAAGATACCGTTGCAATGGATCTTGCAGCAACTTCAAAAGATGCAGCAATTTCAGAATTAGCACAACAATTGAATAAAGCAGGCAAATTGAATAACTTAGCGGATTTTGAAGAAGCAATCCACGCGCGTGAATCACAAAGTTCAACAGGAATTGGTGAAGGAATTGCCATTCCACACGCGAAAGTAGCAGCGGTAGACACACCTGCGATTGCTTTCGGTAAATCTAAAGCAGGAATTGACTATCAAAGTCTTGACATGCAACCAGCACACTTATTCTTTATGATTGCAGCACCAGCATCAGGGGCTCAAACACACTTAGATGCACTTGCAAAATTATCAGGGATTTTAATGGATGACAAAGTACGTGAAGCTTTATTACATGCTGAGTCACCAGAAGAAGTGTTAGCAATTATTAACAAAGCAGATGATGAAGTAGCAGATGAGGACGAAGTAGTAGCACCAGCTGACTTAGACGCAAGTGAACCTTATGTGCTTGCTGTTACAGCTTGTCCAACAGGTATTGCGCATACGTTCATGGCACGTGATGCTTTGAAAAAACAAGCAGAAGCAATGGGCGTCCAAATTAAAGTTGAAACTAACGGTGCAGGTGGTATTAAAAATCATTTAACAGCAGAAGATATCGAAAAAGCAGATGGTATCATCGTTGCAGCAGACGTACATGTTGAAACAAACCGTTTTGACGGTAAAAATGTCGTACAAGTACCTGTTGCGGATGGAATTAAACGACCAGAAGCATTAATTAATACAGCATTAGATAAAAGTAGAAAACCATTCGTTGCAGAAAAAGGTGCAAGTACATCAGCAGGTAATGATGAAAAACTTGGCATTGGTAAAATAATCTATAAACATTTAATGAATGGTGTATCAAATATGTTACCGCTTGTTATCGCGGGTGGTATCTTAATGGCAATTGTATTCATGTTCCATCCGAATGCTTTTGATCCAGAAAGTACTCATTATAATGCATTCGCAGCATCATTATGGGAAATTGGTAGTAAGAGTGCCTTTGCGTTAATCATTCCAATCTTATCTGGTTACATCGCACGTAGTATCGCTGACAAACCAGGTTTCGCAGCTGGTCTTGTTGGTGGTATGTTAGCAGTATCAGGTGGATCAGGTTTCATCGGTGGTATTATCGCAGGTTTCTTGGCAGGTTACTTAACAGAAGTTATTAAAGCAGCAACAAAGAACTTCCCACAAATGCTTGAAGGTTTAAAACCAACATTGATTTATCCATTGATTTCAGTAACAATTACTGGTTTAGCAATGATTTATATCTTTAATACACCAGCAGCATGGTTGAACAATGCATTGATTTCAGGTTTAGATAGTTTATCAGGTACAAACGTTGTGATTCTTGGTGTTGTGCTTGGTGCCATGATGGCTATCGATATGGGTGGACCGTTCAATAAAGCAGCTTATGTATTTAGTACAGCAGCATTAACAGCAGGTAATCCAGAACCAATTACAGCAGCAATGGTCGGTGGTATGGTACCACCAATCGCACTTGCAATTGCGATGTTAATTTTCGGTAACAAATTTACAAAAGCACAAAAAGGTTCTATCGTTCCTAACTTTGTGATGGGCGCAAGTTTTATTACAGAAGGTGCAATTCCTTTTGCAGCAGCTGACCCATTACGTGTGATTCCTTCAATGATGGTTGGGTCAGGTATCGCAGGTGGTTTAGCATTACTTTTCGGTTCTCAAATTCAAGCCCCACACGGCGGACTTGTCGTAATCTTTGGAACAGACTGGAGCCATTCATTGTTTACAATTATTGCAATCTTAATCGGTTCTTTAGTCGGTGCAGTGATGTATAGTTTATTGAAGAAAAAACCAACAGATACACCAACAATTTAAGATTATTTCAAAAGAGGCTAGGTCATTGACCAGTCTCTTTTTTTGGTCTTAAATATTACGATATATTTTTCGTTTTTAATTTGTTACTTACGGGTATATTACACAGTCGGCAACCACTGATGTGAGACTTTTAATCGCGTGCCATATTCTTATGTATAAATTCATAATAAGTTGTGGTATGATAAAATTAATATTTTTATGTCTGGAGGTAGCTCAATGGGAAGGATTTAGTACGTTTAATGTATCAGAAAATATCTGTCACAAATAAAAACATGACGACATCACTTTCTATTGAGTGGTGTTAATTTAACGGAGGTGAATCCCTAGTTATTAGGGAACTAATTGGACAGTACGACCATCATTTATTTAATCATATTTTTTATATTAATTGCATTGACAACCGTCTTTGTAGGTTCGGAGTTCGCCTTAGTAAAAGTGCGTGCGACGAGAATTGAACAATTAATCGGTGAAGGGAACGGAAATGCCCGAGTGGTGAAAAAGATGATTTCCAACTTGGATTATTATCTTTCAGCGTGTCAGTTGGGGATTACAGTCACGTCATTAGGACTTGGTTGGTTAGGGGAACCATTGTTTGAACGTCTTCTACATCCAATCATTGAACTGGTTAATATCCCTGATGCACTTGTAACAACGATATCAATCGTCACAGCATTTACGATTGTGACGTATATTCATGTCGTTGTCGGTGAGCTAGCACCTAAAACATTGGCAATTCAATATACTGAACGCATCGCACTACTTTATGCACGTCCACTTTATTATTTTGGGTTTGTGATGAAGCCGCTCATCTGGTTGATGAATGGTTCAGCCCGCCTGATTATTCGTATGTTTGGTGTAGATCCAAATGACTCGAATGAAGCAATGTCAGAAGAAGAGCTTAAAATCATTATGAATAATAGCTATCACGGTGGAGAAATCAAC
This genomic window contains:
- the pfkB gene encoding 1-phosphofructokinase, whose protein sequence is MIYTVTLNPSIDYVMFVDGFEAGALNRTTATAKFAGGKGINVSRVLQTLDVPSTALGFVGGFPGKFVEDTLTSAGIQTAFTQVDEDTRINVKLKSGSETEINATGPTITEENISALLTQLRQTTSDDIVVIAGSVPSSVPQTIYAEIAKIVQQTGAQFVVDAEKSLVEGILPYGPRLIKPNKVELEEMFDTTITSDVDVLKYGRKLLDKGAQSVLVSLGGDGAIYIDASQAYKVSAPKGKVINTVGAGDSTVAGMVAGFTQELPQQETLALAIASGSATAFNDDLAERSMIDTLLENISMTQLHEEG
- a CDS encoding PTS fructose transporter subunit IIABC, which produces MRITELLTKDTVAMDLAATSKDAAISELAQQLNKAGKLNNLADFEEAIHARESQSSTGIGEGIAIPHAKVAAVDTPAIAFGKSKAGIDYQSLDMQPAHLFFMIAAPASGAQTHLDALAKLSGILMDDKVREALLHAESPEEVLAIINKADDEVADEDEVVAPADLDASEPYVLAVTACPTGIAHTFMARDALKKQAEAMGVQIKVETNGAGGIKNHLTAEDIEKADGIIVAADVHVETNRFDGKNVVQVPVADGIKRPEALINTALDKSRKPFVAEKGASTSAGNDEKLGIGKIIYKHLMNGVSNMLPLVIAGGILMAIVFMFHPNAFDPESTHYNAFAASLWEIGSKSAFALIIPILSGYIARSIADKPGFAAGLVGGMLAVSGGSGFIGGIIAGFLAGYLTEVIKAATKNFPQMLEGLKPTLIYPLISVTITGLAMIYIFNTPAAWLNNALISGLDSLSGTNVVILGVVLGAMMAIDMGGPFNKAAYVFSTAALTAGNPEPITAAMVGGMVPPIALAIAMLIFGNKFTKAQKGSIVPNFVMGASFITEGAIPFAAADPLRVIPSMMVGSGIAGGLALLFGSQIQAPHGGLVVIFGTDWSHSLFTIIAILIGSLVGAVMYSLLKKKPTDTPTI